One region of Skermanella mucosa genomic DNA includes:
- a CDS encoding DUF983 domain-containing protein: MEPYSEPLGKSSLELGARGLCPRCGKGHIFKGFLTLAKQCEVCGLDYSFADPADGPAFFAMSIVSFPLVGFAAWLELAFQAPIWVHLITTLPLLVLSCLALLRPLKGWLVCSQYINKANEGRLTPRDQP; this comes from the coding sequence ATGGAACCCTATAGCGAGCCTCTCGGAAAAAGTTCTCTGGAACTCGGTGCGCGAGGGCTCTGCCCCCGATGCGGCAAAGGTCATATCTTCAAGGGCTTCCTGACGCTGGCGAAGCAATGCGAGGTCTGCGGGCTCGACTACTCCTTCGCCGATCCGGCGGACGGCCCTGCCTTCTTCGCCATGTCGATCGTAAGCTTTCCTCTCGTCGGCTTCGCCGCCTGGCTGGAACTGGCCTTCCAGGCTCCGATCTGGGTCCACCTCATCACGACCTTGCCGCTGCTGGTACTGTCCTGCCTGGCCTTGCTACGGCCCTTGAAGGGGTGGCTGGTCTGTTCGCAATACATCAACAAGGCGAACGAAGGCCGCTTGACCCCGCGCGACCAGCCCTGA
- a CDS encoding SDR family NAD(P)-dependent oxidoreductase: protein MFDLTGKVALITGSSRGIGRSTAECMARAGAKVVISSRKADACAAVAEELAGAGHEAISVPCNISRKEDLRALVDTTLETWGRIDVLVCNAATNPVYGPSIEVSDEAFDKILGTNLRSTFWLCNMVLPQMAERGDGSIVLLSSITALTGNPVIGIYGVSKAAEAQLARNLAVEWGPRGIRVNCIAPGLVKTDFARALWENPDLLKRVEERTPLRRIGDPDDIGGIATFLASRAAQFITGQVIVADGGATVSDPL, encoded by the coding sequence ATGTTCGACTTGACGGGCAAGGTCGCCCTGATCACCGGCTCCAGCCGCGGGATCGGCCGGTCGACCGCGGAGTGCATGGCGCGGGCCGGCGCCAAGGTGGTGATCTCCAGCCGCAAGGCGGACGCCTGCGCCGCCGTTGCCGAAGAGCTGGCGGGTGCCGGCCACGAGGCGATATCGGTGCCCTGCAACATCTCCCGCAAGGAGGATCTCCGCGCCCTGGTCGATACCACCCTGGAAACCTGGGGACGAATCGACGTACTGGTCTGCAACGCCGCGACCAACCCGGTCTACGGCCCGTCGATCGAGGTCAGTGACGAGGCGTTCGACAAGATCCTGGGCACCAATCTCCGAAGCACCTTCTGGCTATGCAACATGGTCCTGCCCCAAATGGCGGAACGGGGGGACGGCTCGATCGTCCTGCTGTCCAGCATCACCGCCCTGACCGGCAATCCGGTGATCGGTATCTACGGCGTCTCCAAGGCGGCTGAGGCCCAGCTCGCCCGCAACCTGGCGGTCGAATGGGGACCGCGCGGCATCCGGGTCAACTGCATCGCGCCGGGCCTGGTGAAGACCGATTTCGCGCGGGCCCTGTGGGAGAACCCCGACCTGCTGAAGCGCGTCGAGGAACGCACGCCCTTGCGGAGGATCGGCGACCCGGACGATATTGGCGGCATCGCCACCTTCCTGGCGTCGCGCGCCGCGCAATTCATCACCGGGCAGGTCATCGTCGCAGATGGCGGCGCCACGGTTTCCGATCCGCTCTGA
- a CDS encoding LuxR C-terminal-related transcriptional regulator: MPPVQVLLIDHNKLFREGLKLLLSGEKFEISGEAQNVAEGVSLVQGGLKVELVLLDMTWNSDTETETLRTLRDLLPDGRIVLLAADMDPQRLISALAAGADGCLMKDLSADALIQSLRLVMMGEKVFPTHLAALLISGRINTSTMDMPSARKGLSQREVQIVRCLLNGDSNKVVANHLNITEATVKVHLKSLLRKINATNRTQAAIWALNNGFASEPAQQQQPTSKAG, translated from the coding sequence ATGCCTCCTGTACAGGTCCTTTTGATCGACCATAACAAGCTGTTCCGCGAAGGCCTGAAACTCCTTCTGAGCGGGGAGAAGTTCGAAATCTCCGGCGAAGCTCAGAACGTTGCCGAGGGCGTCTCCCTGGTGCAGGGCGGGTTGAAGGTCGAGCTCGTGCTGCTCGACATGACCTGGAACAGCGACACGGAAACCGAAACCCTCCGGACCCTGCGCGACCTCCTGCCCGACGGCCGGATCGTGCTTCTGGCGGCCGACATGGACCCGCAGCGGCTGATCTCGGCCCTTGCCGCGGGTGCGGACGGCTGCCTGATGAAGGATCTTTCGGCCGATGCCCTGATCCAGTCGCTTCGCCTCGTCATGATGGGCGAAAAGGTGTTTCCGACCCATCTGGCGGCCCTGCTGATCAGCGGCCGGATCAACACCAGCACCATGGACATGCCGAGCGCCCGCAAGGGCCTGTCCCAGCGTGAGGTTCAGATCGTCCGCTGCCTGCTGAACGGCGACAGCAACAAGGTGGTCGCGAACCACCTGAACATCACGGAAGCGACCGTCAAGGTCCACCTGAAGAGCCTGCTGCGCAAGATCAACGCGACCAACCGGACCCAGGCCGCGATCTGGGCGCTCAACAACGGCTTCGCCAGCGAGCCGGCCCAGCAGCAGCAACCCACGAGCAAGGCGGGCTGA
- a CDS encoding cold-shock protein — MSTGTVKWFNSTKGFGFIQPDDGTQDVFVHISAVERAGLGNLQEGQKLSYEIVRDPRRGKSSAESLRAL, encoded by the coding sequence ATGTCCACTGGCACCGTGAAATGGTTCAATAGCACCAAGGGCTTCGGCTTCATTCAGCCGGACGATGGCACCCAGGACGTGTTCGTCCACATCTCTGCCGTCGAGCGCGCCGGCCTCGGCAATCTCCAGGAAGGCCAGAAGCTTTCCTACGAGATCGTCCGCGACCCGCGTCGCGGCAAAAGCTCGGCGGAAAGCCTCCGGGCTCTCTGA
- a CDS encoding aminotransferase-like domain-containing protein has protein sequence MKEESSPCSWVPDLSDASGPIYLALADAIQADIAAGALVAGERLPTHRALALALDLDLTTVTRAYGEARRRGLVDAAAGRGTFVRGSAAQPPVVAPFPAEIDLSMNLPPQPPAAAIPARLSQALAAILRRSDAPRVLSYHPSGGGTAERAAAARWLAPLLGTVPPSRVLVTAGGQAALMALLTTLAPSGGTVLTEQFTYPGLRAAASQIGIRLEGVAMDGNGLIPEALDDACARLKPAALYTIPTIQNPTAVTMPPARRAAVAEIARRHRLTVIEDDAYGLLPSAPVPPIATLVPELTWYLGTLSKCLLPALRVAYLVCPDDRGASRVQAALRAVCQMVPPLSAAVATRWVQDGTALHLVETIRAEAALRQEVAGRILPAGSFTAHGQGHHLWLRLPAGWSATGFAAQVRRFGLALVPDTAFAVGPAPDSAVRISLGAAPDLDCLAAALGRIGSLLEEDADALPEIV, from the coding sequence TTGAAGGAGGAGTCTTCGCCCTGCTCCTGGGTGCCCGATCTTTCCGACGCCTCCGGCCCGATCTATCTGGCCCTCGCCGACGCGATCCAGGCGGACATCGCCGCGGGAGCCCTGGTCGCGGGGGAACGCCTGCCTACCCACAGGGCTCTCGCGCTCGCCCTCGACCTGGACCTGACGACGGTCACCCGGGCCTATGGCGAGGCGCGGCGGCGCGGACTGGTGGATGCCGCGGCCGGACGCGGCACCTTCGTGCGCGGCTCCGCGGCGCAGCCTCCGGTGGTCGCCCCCTTTCCCGCGGAAATCGACCTTTCCATGAACCTGCCGCCCCAGCCCCCGGCGGCGGCCATTCCCGCCAGGCTTTCCCAAGCCCTGGCGGCGATCCTGCGCCGAAGCGATGCGCCCCGGGTGCTCAGCTACCACCCCAGCGGTGGCGGCACTGCGGAGCGCGCCGCCGCTGCCCGGTGGCTTGCACCCCTGCTCGGCACCGTGCCGCCGTCCCGCGTCCTGGTCACGGCCGGGGGACAGGCGGCACTCATGGCGCTCCTGACGACGCTGGCGCCTTCGGGCGGCACGGTCCTGACCGAACAGTTCACCTATCCCGGCCTGCGGGCCGCCGCCTCCCAGATCGGCATCAGGCTGGAGGGGGTGGCCATGGACGGGAACGGCCTGATTCCCGAAGCCCTCGACGATGCTTGCGCCCGCTTGAAGCCGGCCGCGCTCTATACCATTCCCACCATACAGAACCCGACGGCAGTCACCATGCCGCCGGCGCGCCGAGCCGCCGTGGCGGAAATCGCCCGGCGCCACCGGCTGACGGTGATCGAGGACGACGCCTATGGCCTGCTGCCGTCAGCACCGGTCCCGCCCATCGCGACCCTGGTGCCGGAGCTGACCTGGTATCTGGGGACGCTCTCGAAGTGCCTGCTGCCCGCGCTTAGAGTGGCTTATCTCGTCTGTCCCGACGACCGCGGCGCCTCGCGCGTCCAGGCGGCATTGCGGGCGGTCTGCCAGATGGTCCCTCCCCTGTCGGCCGCGGTCGCGACCCGGTGGGTCCAGGACGGCACCGCGCTCCATTTGGTCGAGACGATCAGGGCCGAAGCCGCCCTCCGTCAGGAGGTCGCCGGTCGCATCCTCCCGGCCGGCAGCTTCACGGCCCACGGCCAGGGGCACCACCTCTGGCTTCGGCTGCCCGCCGGCTGGAGCGCCACGGGCTTCGCCGCCCAAGTCCGCCGCTTCGGCCTTGCCCTGGTTCCCGACACGGCCTTCGCCGTGGGACCGGCACCGGACTCCGCCGTCAGGATATCGTTGGGAGCGGCACCTGACCTCGACTGCCTCGCCGCGGCGCTCGGGCGGATCGGCAGCCTCCTGGAAGAAGACGCGGACGCCCTGCCGGAGATCGTCTGA
- a CDS encoding NADP-dependent oxidoreductase has translation MPEGNNTRVVLAERPVNRAPVEGDFRIEQVPLTDPADGEVLIRNSFLSLDPYMRGRMSAVKSYAEPVQIGGVMPGEAVGRVVASRHPAWRPGDMVLASTGWQEYGLLPGERITRIDPDLAPASYYLGVLGMPGMTAYCALLYLGEPQPEQTVLVSAASGAVGQVVGQIARIRGCRVVGVAGSDDKLAYVRDRLGFDAAINYKDSEGKAKDFETLSREVADSCPEGVNVYFDNVGGTVHDAAMANIALHGRVIICGTISVYNELEKRDIGIRWMRQLLVKRARMEGFLVFDHAHRTEEFRHTMAGWLREGRVTYKEDVAEGIEAAPRAFIGMLAGANRGKQLVRISQD, from the coding sequence ATGCCCGAGGGTAACAATACGCGCGTAGTGCTCGCGGAGCGGCCGGTGAACCGGGCTCCGGTCGAGGGCGACTTCCGGATCGAACAGGTGCCGCTCACCGATCCGGCCGACGGCGAAGTGCTGATCCGCAACAGCTTCCTGTCGCTCGACCCCTATATGCGGGGCCGGATGAGCGCCGTGAAATCCTACGCCGAGCCGGTCCAGATCGGCGGCGTCATGCCCGGCGAAGCGGTCGGGCGGGTCGTCGCTTCCCGGCACCCAGCCTGGCGCCCCGGCGACATGGTGCTGGCCAGCACGGGATGGCAGGAATACGGCTTGCTTCCGGGCGAGCGGATCACCCGGATCGATCCGGACTTGGCGCCGGCCTCCTATTACCTGGGCGTGCTCGGCATGCCGGGAATGACCGCCTATTGCGCGCTGCTTTACCTGGGCGAGCCTCAGCCGGAACAGACCGTCCTGGTTTCGGCGGCCTCGGGCGCGGTCGGGCAGGTGGTCGGCCAGATCGCCAGGATCCGCGGCTGCCGGGTGGTCGGGGTCGCCGGATCGGACGACAAGCTCGCCTATGTCCGCGACCGGCTCGGCTTCGATGCCGCGATCAATTACAAGGACTCGGAAGGCAAGGCCAAGGACTTCGAGACCCTGTCGCGGGAGGTCGCCGACAGCTGCCCCGAGGGCGTGAACGTGTATTTCGACAATGTCGGAGGAACCGTCCACGACGCGGCCATGGCGAACATCGCCCTGCACGGCCGGGTCATCATCTGCGGGACCATCTCGGTCTACAACGAGCTGGAGAAGCGCGACATAGGGATCCGCTGGATGCGCCAGCTCCTGGTCAAGCGGGCCCGGATGGAGGGCTTCCTGGTCTTCGACCATGCCCACAGGACCGAGGAATTCCGTCACACCATGGCCGGATGGCTGCGCGAAGGCCGCGTCACCTACAAGGAGGACGTGGCCGAAGGCATCGAGGCGGCACCGCGGGCCTTCATCGGGATGCTGGCCGGAGCCAACCGCGGCAAGCAGTTGGTCCGGATCAGCCAGGACTGA
- a CDS encoding phosphotransferase family protein, producing the protein MTTNSHAGAADTGAVRDVHRFDENALAAYLSAALPGFRGPVTIKQFKGGQSNPTFLIDTPDRRYVLRKKPPGTLLPSAHLIEREYKVMAGLKGTGFPVATPHLLCEDTTIIGTAFYVMDFVEGRIFWDPALPGMSADERAGIFDAMNDTLARLHSVDWRAAGLANYGKPDNYIGRQIDRWTRQYQAARTEPMPAMDRLIEWLPANRPPGDETAIAHGDFRIDNMIFHPTEPRVLAVLDWELSTLGHPLADLAYNCMIWHLPAGQRALTGLGGLDLAALGLPTEDEYVAAYARRTGRSGIDDWRFYMAFGLFRIAAIAEGVRARALQGNASSPDADAVGGMAPLLAELGWQQARAA; encoded by the coding sequence ATGACGACCAATTCCCATGCAGGAGCGGCCGACACCGGCGCGGTGCGCGACGTCCACCGGTTCGACGAGAACGCCCTGGCCGCCTATCTGAGCGCGGCCCTGCCGGGGTTTCGCGGGCCGGTGACCATAAAGCAGTTCAAGGGCGGCCAGTCCAATCCGACCTTCCTGATCGATACGCCGGACCGGCGCTATGTCCTGCGCAAGAAGCCGCCGGGCACGCTGTTGCCGTCCGCCCACCTGATCGAACGCGAATACAAGGTGATGGCCGGCCTGAAGGGCACTGGCTTTCCGGTCGCGACCCCGCACCTGCTGTGCGAGGACACCACCATCATCGGAACCGCGTTCTACGTGATGGATTTCGTCGAGGGCCGGATCTTCTGGGACCCTGCCCTGCCGGGAATGTCGGCGGACGAGCGCGCCGGCATCTTCGACGCCATGAACGACACGCTGGCCCGGCTCCACTCCGTGGACTGGCGCGCCGCGGGGCTGGCGAACTACGGCAAGCCGGACAACTATATCGGCCGGCAGATCGACCGCTGGACGCGCCAGTACCAAGCTGCCCGGACCGAGCCCATGCCCGCCATGGACCGGCTGATCGAGTGGCTGCCCGCGAACCGGCCCCCCGGTGACGAGACGGCGATCGCCCACGGGGATTTCCGGATCGACAACATGATCTTCCATCCGACCGAGCCGCGCGTCCTGGCCGTCCTGGACTGGGAACTCTCCACGCTCGGCCATCCCCTGGCCGACCTCGCCTACAACTGCATGATCTGGCATCTGCCGGCCGGCCAGCGGGCCCTGACCGGCCTGGGCGGGCTAGATCTGGCGGCGCTCGGCCTGCCGACCGAGGACGAGTATGTCGCGGCCTATGCAAGGCGGACCGGGCGTTCCGGGATCGACGACTGGCGCTTCTACATGGCGTTCGGGCTGTTCAGGATCGCCGCGATCGCCGAAGGGGTTCGCGCCCGGGCGCTCCAGGGCAACGCGAGTTCGCCCGACGCCGATGCTGTCGGCGGCATGGCGCCGCTGTTGGCGGAACTGGGATGGCAACAGGCCCGGGCGGCCTGA
- the surE gene encoding 5'/3'-nucleotidase SurE, with amino-acid sequence MTDRPFNRVLLTNDDGIGEPGLDILEEVAATLAHEVWVVAPEADQSGTANSISLHQPIRVRERGHRRYSVNGTPADCILMGVQHLMGDQRPDLVLSGINAGANLGDDVAYSGTVAGAMTALFLGIRGIALSQSYRTRNSVPWQTAAHWAPKVIRSLTVGGWSGNLCYNVNFPDVPPEQVTAMEAVRQGEGGILHIGIEQREDTREKAYYWLRFLRERRELAPDTDVAALKRGAVAVTPLKFDRTDLDAMADLRQALS; translated from the coding sequence ATGACGGACCGTCCGTTCAACCGCGTGCTGCTGACCAACGACGACGGCATCGGCGAGCCGGGCCTGGACATCCTGGAGGAGGTCGCGGCGACGCTGGCGCATGAAGTCTGGGTGGTGGCGCCGGAAGCCGACCAGAGCGGCACGGCCAATTCGATCAGCCTGCACCAGCCGATCCGCGTCCGGGAGCGCGGGCACCGGCGCTACAGCGTCAACGGCACGCCGGCCGACTGCATCCTGATGGGCGTGCAGCACCTGATGGGCGACCAGCGGCCCGACCTCGTGCTGTCCGGCATCAACGCGGGCGCCAACCTGGGCGACGACGTGGCCTATTCCGGCACGGTCGCGGGCGCCATGACCGCCCTGTTCCTGGGTATCCGTGGAATCGCGCTGAGCCAGTCCTACCGTACCCGCAACTCCGTGCCCTGGCAGACGGCGGCCCACTGGGCACCGAAGGTGATCCGCAGCCTGACGGTGGGCGGATGGTCGGGCAACCTGTGCTACAACGTGAACTTCCCCGACGTTCCGCCGGAGCAGGTCACCGCGATGGAGGCGGTCCGCCAGGGCGAGGGCGGCATCCTGCATATCGGAATCGAACAGCGGGAGGATACCCGAGAGAAAGCCTATTACTGGCTGCGCTTCCTGCGCGAGCGCCGGGAGTTGGCTCCGGACACCGACGTCGCGGCGCTCAAGCGGGGCGCGGTGGCGGTCACCCCGCTGAAGTTCGACCGCACCGACCTGGATGCCATGGCCGACCTGCGCCAGGCGTTATCCTGA
- a CDS encoding response regulator: protein MAHVLLAEDEVLIALMFQDALEEEGHRVTVARDGIEALEADARDPAEALVTDLAMPRMGGRELLDRLRERRPDLPAVVVTGYAGEVHLGAPLTVLLAKPVSPRALTARLTQLLADSGTVRDF from the coding sequence GTGGCGCATGTGCTTTTGGCCGAGGACGAGGTTTTGATCGCGCTGATGTTTCAGGACGCATTGGAAGAAGAGGGGCACAGGGTCACCGTGGCGCGCGACGGCATCGAGGCTCTGGAAGCGGACGCCAGGGATCCGGCCGAAGCCTTGGTCACGGATCTGGCGATGCCGCGCATGGGGGGCCGTGAACTGCTGGATCGCCTGCGTGAACGACGCCCGGATCTCCCGGCGGTGGTCGTGACGGGGTATGCCGGCGAGGTTCACCTGGGCGCGCCGTTGACCGTTCTGCTGGCGAAGCCGGTCAGCCCCCGCGCCCTGACGGCCCGGCTGACCCAGCTGCTGGCCGATAGCGGCACCGTCCGGGACTTCTGA
- a CDS encoding histidine kinase famiy protein: protein MPATRDLDSRHVYSPTGIPGARHWEEGYITRPGLDDRSSVFFAAVEMTRMPMLVTDPNQPDNPIVFSNLAFLELTQYDESEVLGRNCRFLQGPQTDPEAVDEIRTALTEQRAVAVDILNYRRDGTPFWNALFIGPIFDQDGKLLYFFASQMDVTRRRTSEQAFRQAQKMEAIGQLTAGLSHDFNNLLQVISGNLEIAASRAGNDEALRRAIDRAGRAAGQGAKLTQQLLTFARKQRLEPRRVNLNTLVVEFSEMLVRTIGDKVDLRLDLKPGLPSSTLDPVHLEMALLNVLINARDAMPDGGRVTVATATRTVNGKAAAHQLPPGSYVVLCVTDDGLGMAPEVAQRATEPFFTTKSPGTGLGLAMVHGFVQQSHGRLEIESRTGEGTTVRMIFPVETSRTPAPEPEDVSGIGQADGKSAPGPIRTILVVEDNDDVCHVAATHLRGLGYRVICARSGEEALDLLDDRDSVDLLFTDLVMPGGMNGLVLARRVRDRFPGLPVLLTTGYTDEATAPGADWSGMDILNKPYRRSDLAERIRAALGGGEAARPNGAEKFQHEG, encoded by the coding sequence TTGCCCGCCACCAGGGATCTGGACAGCCGCCACGTCTATTCCCCGACGGGAATTCCAGGCGCCCGTCATTGGGAAGAGGGCTACATCACGCGACCCGGCCTGGACGACCGCAGCAGCGTGTTCTTCGCCGCCGTCGAGATGACACGCATGCCGATGCTGGTTACCGACCCGAACCAGCCGGACAATCCGATCGTCTTCTCCAACCTCGCTTTCCTCGAGTTGACCCAGTACGACGAGAGCGAGGTGCTGGGACGGAATTGCCGGTTCCTCCAGGGTCCGCAGACGGATCCCGAGGCGGTGGACGAAATTCGCACTGCGCTCACCGAGCAGCGGGCGGTCGCGGTAGATATCCTTAACTACCGGCGCGACGGCACCCCGTTCTGGAACGCACTCTTCATCGGTCCGATCTTCGATCAGGACGGAAAGCTGCTTTATTTCTTCGCGTCCCAGATGGACGTGACCCGCCGGCGCACGTCTGAGCAGGCTTTCCGCCAGGCGCAGAAGATGGAGGCCATCGGCCAGCTCACCGCCGGTCTTTCCCATGACTTCAACAACCTGCTGCAGGTGATTTCCGGTAACCTGGAGATCGCCGCGTCCAGGGCCGGGAACGACGAGGCATTGCGCCGCGCGATCGACCGGGCCGGCCGCGCGGCCGGGCAGGGGGCGAAGCTGACCCAGCAGCTGCTGACCTTCGCGCGGAAGCAGCGGCTGGAACCGCGCCGGGTAAACCTCAATACGCTGGTGGTCGAGTTCAGCGAGATGCTGGTCCGGACCATCGGCGACAAGGTCGACCTGCGTCTCGATCTCAAGCCGGGCTTGCCGTCGAGCACGCTCGATCCGGTACATTTGGAGATGGCTCTGCTCAACGTGCTGATCAACGCGCGCGATGCGATGCCGGACGGCGGGAGGGTGACCGTCGCGACCGCGACCCGGACGGTGAACGGGAAGGCCGCCGCCCACCAGCTTCCGCCGGGGAGTTACGTCGTGCTGTGCGTGACCGACGATGGACTCGGTATGGCTCCGGAGGTGGCCCAGCGCGCCACCGAGCCCTTCTTCACGACCAAGTCGCCGGGTACCGGCCTGGGCCTCGCCATGGTCCATGGCTTCGTCCAGCAGTCCCATGGAAGGCTGGAAATCGAAAGCCGGACGGGCGAGGGAACCACCGTCCGGATGATCTTTCCGGTGGAGACCTCGCGCACGCCTGCTCCCGAACCCGAGGACGTCAGCGGAATCGGACAGGCGGACGGCAAGTCCGCTCCCGGTCCGATCAGGACCATCCTCGTGGTCGAGGACAATGACGATGTTTGCCACGTGGCCGCGACACATCTGCGCGGCCTCGGCTATCGCGTCATCTGCGCCCGGAGCGGCGAGGAGGCGCTCGACCTGCTGGACGATCGCGACTCCGTCGACCTCCTGTTCACCGATCTGGTCATGCCGGGAGGGATGAACGGACTGGTGTTGGCCCGGAGGGTGCGGGACCGCTTTCCCGGACTGCCCGTTCTGCTCACCACGGGATACACCGACGAGGCGACGGCGCCGGGTGCCGATTGGTCGGGCATGGATATCCTGAACAAGCCGTACCGGCGCAGCGATCTGGCCGAACGAATCCGTGCCGCCTTGGGCGGCGGCGAGGCCGCTCGGCCGAACGGCGCCGAAAAATTTCAGCACGAGGGGTGA